One stretch of Nicotiana tabacum cultivar K326 chromosome 18, ASM71507v2, whole genome shotgun sequence DNA includes these proteins:
- the LOC107806628 gene encoding cellulose synthase A catalytic subunit 7 [UDP-forming] isoform X2, with product MEASAGLVAGSHNRNELVVIHGHEEHKPLKDLSGQVCEICGDEIGLTVDGDLFVACNECGFPVCRPCYEYERREGTQQCPQCKTRYKRLKGSPRVAGDEDEEDIDDIEHEFKIDDEQNKNRNIVETILHGKMTYGRGPEDEDSAQYPPVIAGIRSHPVSGEFPISSHANGEQILGSSLHKRIHPYPASEPESARWDDKKEGGWKERMDDWKLQQGNLGQDYDDYADPDMAMVDEARQPLSRKVPIASSKINPYRMVIVARLFILAIFLRYRILNPVHDAIGLWLTSIICEIWFAFSWILDQFPKWFPIDRETYLDRLSLRYEREGEPNMLAPVDIFVSTVDPMKEPPLVTANTILSILAMDYPVDKTSCYLSDDGASMCTFEALSETAEFARKWVPFCKKFAIEPRAPEFYFSQKIDYLKDKVQPTFVKERRAMKREYEEFKVRINALVAKATKMPPGGWIMQDGTPWPGNNTRDHPGMIQVFLGQSGGTDVEGNELPRLVYVSREKRPGFQHHKKAGAMNALVRVSGVLTNAPFMLNLDCDHYLNNSKAAREAMCFLMDPQMGKKVCFVQFPQRFDGIDRHDRYANRNTVFFDINMKGLDGIQGPVYVGTGCVFRRQALYGYNPPKRAKRPRMVSCDCCPCFGRKKKLDSYKCEVNGDAANAQGFDDDKELLMSQMNFEKKFGQSAIFVTSTLMIEGGVPPSSSPAALLKEAIHVISCGYEDKTEWGLELGWIYGSITEDILTGFKMHCRGWRSVYCMPKVAAFKGSAPINLSDRLNQVLRWALGSVEIFFSRHSPVWYGHKGGKLKWLERLSYVNTTVYPFTSLPLLAYCTLPAVCLLTGKFIMPEISTFASLFFIALFLSIFATGILELRWSGVSIEEWWRNEQFWVIGGISAHLFAVVQGLLKILAGIDTNFTVTSKATDDDNFGELYAFKWTTLLIPPTTILIINLVGVVAGISDAINNGYQSWGPLFGKLFFAFWVIVHLYPFLKGLMGRQNRTPTIVVIWSILLASIFSLLWVRIDPFVLKTKGPDVKQCGLNC from the exons ATGGAAGCCAGTGCCGGTCTTGTCGCTGGTTCGCATAACCGGAACGAGCTCGTCGTCATTCATGGCCATGAAGAG CATAAGCCATTGAAGGATTTGAGTGGACAAGTTTGTGAGATATGTGGGGATGAAATAGGACTAACAGTGGATGGTGATCTCTTTGTGGCCTGCAATGAGTGTGGTTTCCCTGTGTGCCGGCCGTGCTACGAGTATGAGAGAAGGGAAGGAACTCAACAGTGTCCACAGTGCAAGACCAGATACAAACGTCTCAAAG GGAGTCCAAGGGTGGCGGGAGATGAAGATGAGGAAGATATTGACGATATTGAACACGAATTCAAAATTGATGACGAGCAAAACAAGAATAGAAATATTGTTGAGACCATTCTCCATGGTAAGATGACCTATGGAAGAGGACCAGAAGATGAAGATTCCGCTCAGTACCCTCCTGTCATTGCTGGAATCCGCTCACATCCG GTTAGTGGTGAATTCCCGATatcaagtcatgcaaacggagAGCAGATTTTGGGATCTTCCCTTCACAAAAGGATACATCCGTATCCAGCTTCCGAACCTGAAAGTGCAAGATGGGATGATAAGAAAGAGGGAGGGTGGAAAGAAAGAATGGATGATTGGAAATTGCAGCAAGGAAATCTGGGGCAAGACTATGATGACTATGCTGACCCTGATATGGCCAT GGTGGATGAAGCAAGACAGCCTTTGTCAAGAAAAGTGCCAATAGCATCAAGCAAGATAAATCCTTACCGGATGGTGATTGTGGCTAGGCTGTTTATTCTGGCCATCTTCCTTCGTTACAGAATTCTGAATCCAGTGCATGACGCGATTGGTCTCTGGCTAACTTCTATCATCTGTGAGATCTGGTTTGCCTTCTCTTGGATCCTTGATCAGTTCCCCAAATGGTTCCCAATCGACCGTGAGACTTACCTTGATCGTCTCTCTCTCAG GTATGAGAGGGAAGGAGAACCAAACATGCTAGCCCCCGTCGATATATTTGTCAGTACAGTGGATCCTATGAAGGAACCTCCTCTTGTTACGGCTAATACTATCCTCTCAATATTAGCAATGGATTACCCTGTTGACAAAACTTCATGCTACCTATCTGATGATGGAGCTTCAATGTGCACCTTCGAAGCACTATCAGAAACTGCAGAATTTGCTAGAAAATGGGTACCCTTCTGCAAGAAGTTTGCTATAGAGCCTCGAGCACCAGAGTTTTACTTCTCTCAAAAAATCGATTATCTCAAGGACAAAGTCCAGCCAACATTCGTTAAGGAGAGACGAGCAATGAAG AGAGAGTATGAAGAATTCAAGGTAAGAATCAATGCACTAGTTGCCAAAGCAACTAAAATGCCTCCGGGAGGGTGGATCATGCAAGATGGAACACCATGGCCGGGAAATAATACAAGGGACCATCCCGGTATGATTCAAGTCTTTTTAGGCCAAAGTGGAGGAACTGACGTGGAAGGAAATGAACTCCCTCGTCTTGTTTATGTTTCTCGTGAAAAAAGGCCTGGTTTCCAGCATCACAAAAAGGCTGGTGCTATGAATGCCCTG GTTCGTGTTTCAGGAGTTCTTACCAATGCACCATTTATGCTTAACTTGGACTGTGATCACTACCTTAACAACAGCAAGGCTGCCAGAGAAGCCATGTGCTTCTTAATGGACCCACAAATGGGCAAAAAAGTTTGCTTCGTCCAGTTTCCTCAAAGATTTGATGGAATAGACAGGCACGATAGATATGCCAACCGAAACACAGTCTTCTTTGAT ATTAACATGAAAGGCCTAGACGGAATACAAGGTCCAGTATATGTTGGCACAGGATGTGTATTCAGAAGGCAGGCTTTATATGGCTACAATCCTCCTAAACGTGCCAAGCGTCCAAGAATGGTCAGCTGTGACTGTTGCCCATGTTTCGGACGCAAAAAGAAGCTTGATAGTTATAAATGTGAAGTCAATGGAGATGCAGCAAATGCTCAAG GATTTGACGATGACAAAGAGCTATTAATGTCCCagatgaattttgaaaagaaatttgGCCAGTCAGCAATTTTTGTGACTTCAACTTTAATGATTGAAGGTGGGGTCCCTCCTTCATCGAGCCCAGCAGCCTTGCTAAAGGAAGCAATCCATGTGATCAGCTGTGGCTATGAAGACAAAACAGAATGGGGTTTGGAG CTGGGTTGGATTTATGGCTCTATCACAGAGGATATCTTAACAGGTTTCAAGATGCACTGCCGTGGTTGGAGATCAGTTTACTGTATGCCTAAAGTAGCTGCGTTTAAGGGGTCTGCTCCCATCAACCTGTCAGATCGTCTCAACCAGGTGCTTCGATGGGCTCTTGGTTCCGTTGAGATCTTTTTCAGTCGTCACAGCCCAGTTTGGTATGGCCACAAGGGGGGAAAACTTAAGTGGCTTGAACGATTATCATATGTTAACACAACCGTTTACCCCTTCACTTCCTTACCTCTCCTTGCCTACTGTACTCTCCCTGCTGTCTGCTTGCTCACTGGAAAATTCATAATGCCAGAG ATAAGCACCTTTGCAAGTCTCTTTTTCATCGCTCTTTTCCTCTCAATCTTTGCAACGGGAATTCTCGAGCTAAGGTGGAGTGGAGTAAGCATTGAGGAATGGTGGAGAAATGAGCAATTTTGGGTGATTGGAGGGATATCTGCCCACCTTTTTGCTGTAGTGCAAGGTCTTCTCAAGATTTTGGCTGGCATAGATACCAACTTTACTGTGACATCTAAGGCAACAGATGATGACAACTTTGGAGAGCTATATGCCTTCAAGTGGACTACTCTCCTTATTCCTCCAACGACGATTCTCATAATCAACTTGGTTGGGGTTGTAGCCGGAATCTCTGATGCCATCAACAACGGATACCAATCGTGGGGTCCCCTGTTCGGAAAGCTTTTCTTTGCTTTTTGGGTCATTGTTCATTTATATCCATTCCTCAAGGGTCTTATGGGTAGGCAGAACAGGACCCCAACCATTGTCGTCATATGGTCAATACTTTTAGCCTCCATCTTTTCCTTGCTGTGGGTTCGAATTGATCCATTTGTGCTCAAAACCAAGGGACCAGATGTCAAGCAATGTGGACTTAACTGCTGA
- the LOC107762722 gene encoding AUGMIN subunit 8: MDVYESKLAFQKQNSTVEKNNGNTRRPRTREVSSRYRSPTPSAASSGVRRCSSPNVTRIGTTTSTMSLPKRAISAERKRPTTPSSPTRTTSRPSTPVQDTSVEELLSRKLGGNRLPESLWPSTMRSLSVSFQSDTFSLPVSKREKPVSHALCDRTLRPSSNVVQKQGETPPASRKATPERRRSPLKGKNSADQAENSRPVDSLNARLVDQHRWPSRMGGKVSSGTMNRSVDLSDKSSKIAPIRRSVTPSLRRLSLDGYTTPLQKSSSDLLSLVSSDDRVKGRVLSVDDSSLSMQKSTSSSSLERTVQGNPVARSQTVSAPGSRLPSPNKASVISSSASRGVSPSRTRSVPSTPSRGPSPSRIRPSSPSRQPKTSTSVLSFIADIKKGKKAANHIEDVHQLRLLYNRHLQWRYANARSDAALHAQKLQAEKTLYNVWRNTSDLWASVIKKRTALQQLKLKLKLFAVLNEQLTYLDEWASIERDHTSSVSHAIQDLQACTLRLPIIGRAKGDIESVKEAVCSAVDVMQAMGSSMRFILPRVEGMNCLVSELADVAAQERAMLDECEALLSSTAAMQVEEYSIRSHLIQLKQVWRSDEQLILGN, translated from the exons ATGGATGTGTATGAATCAAAGTTAGCATTTCAGAAGCAGAATTCAACAGTGGAGAAGAACAATGGAAACACTCGCAGGCCAAGAACCAGAGAAGTTAGTTCTAGGTACAGGTCACCTACTCCTTCAGCAGCATCCTCTGGCGTTAGACGTTGCTCTTCTCCAAATGTCACAAGAATTGGAACTACTACATCAACAATGTCGTTGCCTAAACGAGCCATATCGGCTGAAAGGAAACGCCCCACCACGCCTTCATCACCTACCCGTACTACATCACGACCATCAACACCTGTACAGGATACATCTGTGGAAGAATTGTTGTCTAGAAAGTTGGGAGGTAATCGGTTGCCAGAATCTTTGTGGCCCTCAACAATGAGGAGTCTCAGTGTTTCGTTTCAATCGGATACCTTTTCTTTACCTGTAAGTAAGAGAGAAAAACCTGTCTCTCATGCTCTATGTGATCGTACTTTGAGGCCATCATCAAATGTAGTGCAGAAACAGGGCGAAACGCCTCCTGCTTCTCGAAAGGCGACACCAGAGAGGAGGAGGAGTCCATTGAAGGGAAAGAATTCTGCTGATCAAGCAGAGAATTCTAGACCAGTTGATAGTTTAAATGCTCGATTAGTTGATCAGCATCGATGGCCCAGTAGAATGGGTGGGAAGGTATCATCTGGTACCATGAACAGAAGTGTTGATCTGAGTGATAAGAGTAGTAAAATTGCGCCAATTAGACGCTCAGTCACGCCTTCCTTGAGGAGATTATCTTTGGATGGTTATACCACACCATTGCAAAAATCTTCCAGCGACTTGCTGTCACTAGTATCATCTGATGATAGAGTAAAAGGTAGAGTTCTGTCAGTAGATGATAGTTCACTTTCAATGCAGAAGTCCACATCTTCGAGTTCATTGGAAAGAACAGTACAAGGGAATCCAGTAGCTAGATCTCAGACTGTTTCAGCTCCTGGATCACGACTTCCGTCACCGAATAAGGCATCTGTTATATCATCCTCTGCATCTAGAGGAGTCAGTCCATCTCGAACAAGATCAGTCCCAAGTACACCATCTAGAGGGCCAAGTCCTTCTCGGATAAGACCATCTAGTCCATCTAGACAACCCAAAACTTCTACTTCTGTCCTCAGCTTTATTGCAGATATTAAAAAGGGGAAGAAGGCAGCTAACCACATAGAAGATGTTCATCAGCTGAGGCTATTGTATAATAGACATCTCCAATGGCGGTATGCTAATGCCAGGTCAGATGCAGCATTGCACGCGCAGAAACTTCAAGCAGAG AAAACATTGTACAATGTCTGGAGGAATACGTCAGATTTATGGGCTTCTGTTATTAAAAAGAGAACTGCACTCCAACAGCTGAAGCTGAAGTTGAAGCTTTTTGCAGTCTTAAATGAACAG CTCACCTACCTCGATGAGTGGGCTTCAATTGAAAGGGATCATACCAGTTCAGTATCCCATGCTATACAAGATCTACAGGCATGCACTCTCCGTCTTCCGATTATTGGACGAGCAAAG GGTGATATTGAAAGTGTTAAGGAAGCTGTTTGCTCAGCTGTTGATGTAATGCAGGCAATGGGATCCTCCATGCGTTTTATATTGCCTAGG GTGGAAGGGATGAACTGCCTGGTTTCTGAACTTGCTGATGTGGCAGCTCAAGAGCGAGCCATGCTGGACGAATGTGAAGCCTTGTTGTCTTCAACAGCGGCTATGCAG GTAGAAGAATATAGCATTAGGTCTCATCTTATACAATTGAAACAAGTTTGGAGAAGTGATGAGCAGCTGATACTTGGGAATTAG
- the LOC107806629 gene encoding pentatricopeptide repeat-containing protein At4g30700-like has translation MIYRTIASIAQRDRSFFVSLINQATTLSHLNQTHAHLIRHSLSTDLITITKLTHKLFDFKAISKAKNVFTTFNKTNPPDLFLYNVLIRGYSKNNLPFESLQLYLQLIKNTRLRPDNFTFAFVVSAFSSSGYEKVGILIHGHVLVCGFSNDVFVGSALVGMYMNFSRIGHAYKVFDEITERDGVLWNTMVSGLVKNCCFEESIRVFGDMVARGMRFDSTTLAVVLTAVAELQELRNGMLIHCLVVKMGYHSHEYVLTGLISLYSKCGDVSAAKLFFGMIREPDLISCNAMIAGFCFNNENESSVRLFRELLVQGEIVNSSTIVGLIPVSCPFGRLNLTCSIHGFCVKSGMVSNPSVSTALTTVYSRLNEMELARRLFDESPQKSLASWNAMISGYAQNGLTEMAISLFQEMQKLDIHPNPVTITSILSACAQLGALSMGKWVHDLIKKEKFESNIYVLTALVDMYAKCGNIEEARQVFDSIVEKNVVTWNAMISAYGLHGCGREALVLFDQMLDSGVSPTGVTFLCVLYACSHTGLVEEGEKLFHSMIHDLGIEPLSEHYACMVDLLGRAGKLENALEFIYRMPLEPGAAEWGALLGACMVHKNMDLARLASGKLFALDMGSVGYYVLLSNIYSADRNYFQAASVRKVLKNKNLAKTPGCTLIEVNGHQHVFTSSDESHPQAAAIYAKLEELMEKMREAGFHAETSTALHDVEEEEKELMVKVHSEKLAIAFGLLTSEPGTEIRIIKNLRVCVDCHNFTKFVSKVTDRVIVVRDANRFHHFKDGECSCGDYW, from the coding sequence ATGATTTACAGAACCATAGCATCCATAGCTCAAAGAGACAGAAGCTTCTTCGTAAGCCTAATAAACCAAGCCACCACACTCTCACACCTCAATCAAACTCACGCCCATTTAATCCGCCATAGCCTAAGCACTGATCTCATTACAATCACAAAACTCACTCACAAACTTTTTGACTTTAAAGCCATTTCTAAAGCCAAGAATGTATTCACCACCTTTAATAAAACTAACCCACCTGATCTTTTTCTTTATAATGTCCTCATTAGAGGCTACTCAAAAAACAATTTGCCTTTTGAATCTTTACAACTTTATTTACAACTTATCAAGAATACAAGACTTAGACCCGATAATTTTACGTTTGCGTTTGTTGTTTCAGCTTTTTCTTCATCTGGGTATGAAAAAGTTGGGATTTTGATTCATGGGCATGTGTTAGTTTGTGGATTTAGTAACGATGTGTTTGTTGGGTCGGCTTTAGTGGGTATGTATATGAATTTTTCAAGAATTGGTCATGCGTATAAGGTGTTCGATGAAATTACTGAACGAGATGGTGTTTTGTGGAATACAATGGTTTCTGGGTTGGTGAAGAATTGCTGTTTTGAGGAGAGTATTCGGGTTTTTGGCGATATGGTTGCAAGAGGGATGAGGTTTGATTCTACAACGTTGGCTGTGGTACTTACGGCTGTTGCTGAGTTGCAGGAGTTGAGGAATGGAATGTTGATACATTGTTTGGTTGTCAAAATGGGTTATCATAGTCATGAGTATGTTCTTACTGGTTTAATTTCTTTGTATTCCAAATGTGGTGATGTATCCGCGGCTAAATTGTTCTTTGGGATGATAAGAGAGCCAGATTTGATCTCGTGTAATGCAATGATTGCTGGTTTCTGTTTTAATAATGAGAATGAATCTTCGGTGAGGTTATTTAGAGAATTGCTTGTTCAGGGGGAGATAGTTAATTCAAGTACCATTGTTGGTTTAATTCCTGTTTCTTGTCCTTTCGGTCGTCTGAACCTCACATGTTCTATCCATGGTTTTTGTGTGAAATCTGGGATGGTCTCGAATCCTTCAGTTTCtactgctttgactacagtcTACAGCCGACTCAATGAAATGGAATTGGCGCGGAGGCTGTTTGATGAGTCCCCACAAAAAAGCTTAGCATCGTGGAATGCCATGATATCAGGTTACGCCCAAAATGGGTTGACAGAAATGGCTATATCTCTCTTTCAGGAAATGCAGAAGTTGGATATCCATCCAAATCCTGTCACAATCACGAGTATACTTTCTGCATGTGCTCAACTTGGAGCATTAAGTATGGGAAAATGGGTCCATGACTTAATAAAGAAAGAGAAATTTGAGTCAAACATTTATGTATTAACGGCTTTAGTTGACATGTATGCAAAGTGTGGGAACATTGAGGAGGCGCGGCAAGTATTTGACAGCATTGTGGAGAAAAATGTGGTTACTTGGAATGCCATGATTTCAGCTTATGGTCTCCATGGATGTGGTCGAGAAGCACTGGTGTTgtttgatcaaatgcttgattcTGGAGTTTCCCCAACTGGCGTCACTTTCCTTTGTGTCTTGTATGCTTGTAGTCATACCGGCTTAGTAGAAGAAGGTGAGAAATTATTCCACTCTATGATTCATGATCTTGGCATTGAACCTTTATCTGAACATTATGCCTGCATGGTGGACCTTTTGGGCCGAGCTGGAAAACTAGAAAATGCGTTGGAATTTATTTATAGGATGCCTCTTGAGCCAGGTGCAGCCGAGTGGGGTGCATTACTCGGGGCATGCATGGTCCACAAAAATATGGATTTGGCTCGCTTGGCCTCGGGTAAGTTATTTGCGTTGGACATGGGAAGTGTTGGATACTATGTTTTACTTTCAAACATCTACTCAGCAGATCGTAATTATTTTCAAGCTGCTTCAGTTAGGAAAGTTCTTAAGAACAAGAATTTAGCAAAGACCCCTGGGTGCACTTTAATTGAGGTTAATGGACACCAGCATGTCTTTACATCCAGCGACGAGTCACATCCTCAAGCAGCGGCTATTTATGCAAAGCTGGAGGAGCTGATGGAAAAGATGAGGGAGGCTGGATTTCACGCTGAGACCAGCACAGCGTTGCatgatgttgaagaagaagagaaggagttGATGGTCAAAGTTCATAGTGAGAAGTTAGCTATTGCTTTTGGGCTTTTAACATCTGAACCTGGAACTGAAATCAGAATCATCAAGAACCTAAGGGTTTGTGTGGATTGCCATAATTTCACCAAGTTTGTCTCCAAGGTTACGGACAGAGTTATTGTTGTAAGGGATGCCAACAGGTTTCATCATTTCAAAGATGGGGAGTGTTCCTGTGGAGATTATTGGTAA
- the LOC107806628 gene encoding cellulose synthase A catalytic subunit 7 [UDP-forming] isoform X1 produces MEASAGLVAGSHNRNELVVIHGHEEHKPLKDLSGQVCEICGDEIGLTVDGDLFVACNECGFPVCRPCYEYERREGTQQCPQCKTRYKRLKGSPRVAGDEDEEDIDDIEHEFKIDDEQNKNRNIVETILHGKMTYGRGPEDEDSAQYPPVIAGIRSHPVSGEFPISSHANGEQILGSSLHKRIHPYPASEPESARWDDKKEGGWKERMDDWKLQQGNLGQDYDDYADPDMAMVDEARQPLSRKVPIASSKINPYRMVIVARLFILAIFLRYRILNPVHDAIGLWLTSIICEIWFAFSWILDQFPKWFPIDRETYLDRLSLRYEREGEPNMLAPVDIFVSTVDPMKEPPLVTANTILSILAMDYPVDKTSCYLSDDGASMCTFEALSETAEFARKWVPFCKKFAIEPRAPEFYFSQKIDYLKDKVQPTFVKERRAMKREYEEFKVRINALVAKATKMPPGGWIMQDGTPWPGNNTRDHPGMIQVFLGQSGGTDVEGNELPRLVYVSREKRPGFQHHKKAGAMNALVRVSGVLTNAPFMLNLDCDHYLNNSKAAREAMCFLMDPQMGKKVCFVQFPQRFDGIDRHDRYANRNTVFFDINMKGLDGIQGPVYVGTGCVFRRQALYGYNPPKRAKRPRMVSCDCCPCFGRKKKLDSYKCEVNGDAANAQGHITKILCFNFQDNLSSLFNKILLRLFFPLFSFSFFSSGFDDDKELLMSQMNFEKKFGQSAIFVTSTLMIEGGVPPSSSPAALLKEAIHVISCGYEDKTEWGLELGWIYGSITEDILTGFKMHCRGWRSVYCMPKVAAFKGSAPINLSDRLNQVLRWALGSVEIFFSRHSPVWYGHKGGKLKWLERLSYVNTTVYPFTSLPLLAYCTLPAVCLLTGKFIMPEISTFASLFFIALFLSIFATGILELRWSGVSIEEWWRNEQFWVIGGISAHLFAVVQGLLKILAGIDTNFTVTSKATDDDNFGELYAFKWTTLLIPPTTILIINLVGVVAGISDAINNGYQSWGPLFGKLFFAFWVIVHLYPFLKGLMGRQNRTPTIVVIWSILLASIFSLLWVRIDPFVLKTKGPDVKQCGLNC; encoded by the exons ATGGAAGCCAGTGCCGGTCTTGTCGCTGGTTCGCATAACCGGAACGAGCTCGTCGTCATTCATGGCCATGAAGAG CATAAGCCATTGAAGGATTTGAGTGGACAAGTTTGTGAGATATGTGGGGATGAAATAGGACTAACAGTGGATGGTGATCTCTTTGTGGCCTGCAATGAGTGTGGTTTCCCTGTGTGCCGGCCGTGCTACGAGTATGAGAGAAGGGAAGGAACTCAACAGTGTCCACAGTGCAAGACCAGATACAAACGTCTCAAAG GGAGTCCAAGGGTGGCGGGAGATGAAGATGAGGAAGATATTGACGATATTGAACACGAATTCAAAATTGATGACGAGCAAAACAAGAATAGAAATATTGTTGAGACCATTCTCCATGGTAAGATGACCTATGGAAGAGGACCAGAAGATGAAGATTCCGCTCAGTACCCTCCTGTCATTGCTGGAATCCGCTCACATCCG GTTAGTGGTGAATTCCCGATatcaagtcatgcaaacggagAGCAGATTTTGGGATCTTCCCTTCACAAAAGGATACATCCGTATCCAGCTTCCGAACCTGAAAGTGCAAGATGGGATGATAAGAAAGAGGGAGGGTGGAAAGAAAGAATGGATGATTGGAAATTGCAGCAAGGAAATCTGGGGCAAGACTATGATGACTATGCTGACCCTGATATGGCCAT GGTGGATGAAGCAAGACAGCCTTTGTCAAGAAAAGTGCCAATAGCATCAAGCAAGATAAATCCTTACCGGATGGTGATTGTGGCTAGGCTGTTTATTCTGGCCATCTTCCTTCGTTACAGAATTCTGAATCCAGTGCATGACGCGATTGGTCTCTGGCTAACTTCTATCATCTGTGAGATCTGGTTTGCCTTCTCTTGGATCCTTGATCAGTTCCCCAAATGGTTCCCAATCGACCGTGAGACTTACCTTGATCGTCTCTCTCTCAG GTATGAGAGGGAAGGAGAACCAAACATGCTAGCCCCCGTCGATATATTTGTCAGTACAGTGGATCCTATGAAGGAACCTCCTCTTGTTACGGCTAATACTATCCTCTCAATATTAGCAATGGATTACCCTGTTGACAAAACTTCATGCTACCTATCTGATGATGGAGCTTCAATGTGCACCTTCGAAGCACTATCAGAAACTGCAGAATTTGCTAGAAAATGGGTACCCTTCTGCAAGAAGTTTGCTATAGAGCCTCGAGCACCAGAGTTTTACTTCTCTCAAAAAATCGATTATCTCAAGGACAAAGTCCAGCCAACATTCGTTAAGGAGAGACGAGCAATGAAG AGAGAGTATGAAGAATTCAAGGTAAGAATCAATGCACTAGTTGCCAAAGCAACTAAAATGCCTCCGGGAGGGTGGATCATGCAAGATGGAACACCATGGCCGGGAAATAATACAAGGGACCATCCCGGTATGATTCAAGTCTTTTTAGGCCAAAGTGGAGGAACTGACGTGGAAGGAAATGAACTCCCTCGTCTTGTTTATGTTTCTCGTGAAAAAAGGCCTGGTTTCCAGCATCACAAAAAGGCTGGTGCTATGAATGCCCTG GTTCGTGTTTCAGGAGTTCTTACCAATGCACCATTTATGCTTAACTTGGACTGTGATCACTACCTTAACAACAGCAAGGCTGCCAGAGAAGCCATGTGCTTCTTAATGGACCCACAAATGGGCAAAAAAGTTTGCTTCGTCCAGTTTCCTCAAAGATTTGATGGAATAGACAGGCACGATAGATATGCCAACCGAAACACAGTCTTCTTTGAT ATTAACATGAAAGGCCTAGACGGAATACAAGGTCCAGTATATGTTGGCACAGGATGTGTATTCAGAAGGCAGGCTTTATATGGCTACAATCCTCCTAAACGTGCCAAGCGTCCAAGAATGGTCAGCTGTGACTGTTGCCCATGTTTCGGACGCAAAAAGAAGCTTGATAGTTATAAATGTGAAGTCAATGGAGATGCAGCAAATGCTCAAGGTCATATTACTAAAATTTTATGTTTCAACTTTCAAGATAACCTAAGCAGCTTGTTTAATAAGATCCTCTTGAGATtattttttcccttattttctttttcttttttctcctcaGGATTTGACGATGACAAAGAGCTATTAATGTCCCagatgaattttgaaaagaaatttgGCCAGTCAGCAATTTTTGTGACTTCAACTTTAATGATTGAAGGTGGGGTCCCTCCTTCATCGAGCCCAGCAGCCTTGCTAAAGGAAGCAATCCATGTGATCAGCTGTGGCTATGAAGACAAAACAGAATGGGGTTTGGAG CTGGGTTGGATTTATGGCTCTATCACAGAGGATATCTTAACAGGTTTCAAGATGCACTGCCGTGGTTGGAGATCAGTTTACTGTATGCCTAAAGTAGCTGCGTTTAAGGGGTCTGCTCCCATCAACCTGTCAGATCGTCTCAACCAGGTGCTTCGATGGGCTCTTGGTTCCGTTGAGATCTTTTTCAGTCGTCACAGCCCAGTTTGGTATGGCCACAAGGGGGGAAAACTTAAGTGGCTTGAACGATTATCATATGTTAACACAACCGTTTACCCCTTCACTTCCTTACCTCTCCTTGCCTACTGTACTCTCCCTGCTGTCTGCTTGCTCACTGGAAAATTCATAATGCCAGAG ATAAGCACCTTTGCAAGTCTCTTTTTCATCGCTCTTTTCCTCTCAATCTTTGCAACGGGAATTCTCGAGCTAAGGTGGAGTGGAGTAAGCATTGAGGAATGGTGGAGAAATGAGCAATTTTGGGTGATTGGAGGGATATCTGCCCACCTTTTTGCTGTAGTGCAAGGTCTTCTCAAGATTTTGGCTGGCATAGATACCAACTTTACTGTGACATCTAAGGCAACAGATGATGACAACTTTGGAGAGCTATATGCCTTCAAGTGGACTACTCTCCTTATTCCTCCAACGACGATTCTCATAATCAACTTGGTTGGGGTTGTAGCCGGAATCTCTGATGCCATCAACAACGGATACCAATCGTGGGGTCCCCTGTTCGGAAAGCTTTTCTTTGCTTTTTGGGTCATTGTTCATTTATATCCATTCCTCAAGGGTCTTATGGGTAGGCAGAACAGGACCCCAACCATTGTCGTCATATGGTCAATACTTTTAGCCTCCATCTTTTCCTTGCTGTGGGTTCGAATTGATCCATTTGTGCTCAAAACCAAGGGACCAGATGTCAAGCAATGTGGACTTAACTGCTGA